A stretch of the Rhinoderma darwinii isolate aRhiDar2 chromosome 3, aRhiDar2.hap1, whole genome shotgun sequence genome encodes the following:
- the LOC142750666 gene encoding olfactory receptor 11L1-like, translating into MQENNLTDVVEFVLLGFQGGPQLRISLFCLLFALFFLTVCGNLLIITLVSTSKNLHTPMYFFISQLSINDILLPANIVPNLFYILLNNGGTITFIGCMTQFLFFASSEAFECLLLTVMSYDRYVAICNPLRYTSIMTSGYCVRLAAISWSVGFSCAFSGTLTVSRLKFCGVNIIDHLFCDLPPLREISCSDTFPIKLQMFLQSFPLLIIPSIIIVISYVNIVRAILRIPSNISRQKAFSTCSSHLTVVFIFYWTLFSVYVLPTNGQTSDMNKITSLLYTVFTPLFNPIIYSLRNKDIKKAVQQNIQKYV; encoded by the coding sequence atgcaggAGAACAATTTGACTGATGTCGTAGAATTTGTCCTCTTGGGTTTTCAGGGTGGCCCACAGCTCAGAATTTCCCTCTTCTGTCTGCTTTTTGCGTTATTTTTCCTCACGGTATGTGGGAATCTCCTGATCATCACCCTGGTGTCCACCAGCAAGAACCTCCACACTCCAATGTACTTCTTCATCTCACAACTGTCCATCAATGATATTTTACTGCCAGCGAATATTGTCCCCAACTTGTTTTACATTCTCCTGAATAATGGGGGGACCATCACTTTTATTGGCTGCATgactcagtttttattttttgcatcctCTGAAGCATTTGAatgtcttctcctcacagtgatgtcctatgacagatatgtggccatctgTAACCCCCTCCGTTACACCTCTATCATGACAAGCGGGTATTGTGTGAGATTGGCCGCCATATCCTGGTCAGTCGGTTTTTCCTGTGCATTTAGTGGCACCCTAACAGTATCAAGACTAAAGTTCTGTGGAGTGAATATCATTGACCATTTGTTCTGTGATCTTCCTCCGTTACGGGAAATTTCATGTTCTGATACATTTCCTATAAAACTACAAATGTTTCTACAAAGTTTCCCATTATTGATTATTCCCAGCATTATAATTGTTATTTCTTATGTTAACATTGTCCGTGCTATCTTACGGATTCCATCTAATATCAGTAGacagaaagccttctccacctgtagctcccacctcactGTGGTCTTCATATTTTACTGGACTCTCTTCAGTGTTTATGTTCTTCCAACAAATGGACAAACATCGGACATGAATAAAATCACATCCCTGCTGTACACTGTATTTACTCCTCTGTTCAATCCTATTATATACAGTCTGAGAAATAAAGACATTAAGAAAGCCGTACAGCAAAATATTCAGAAATATGTGTAA